The following proteins are co-located in the Vigna angularis cultivar LongXiaoDou No.4 chromosome 2, ASM1680809v1, whole genome shotgun sequence genome:
- the LOC108323198 gene encoding basic helix-loop-helix protein A → MAAPPNSIQNMLRAAVQSVQWTYSLFWQLCPQQGILTWGDGYYNGAIKTRKTVQAMEVSTEEASLQRSEQLRELYESLSAGEANSQTRRPCAALSPEDLTESEWFYLLCVSFSFHPGVGLPGTAYARRQHIWLTGANEVESKAFSRAILAKSAHIQTVVCIPVLEGVVELGTTDKMEEDLNFIQHIKSFFIDQHPPTANPALSEHSTSNPTSSSYPVVVTATTAPPNNIPNQNDMNVVDKGKEVKLNSEAGLAVRNNSFIPTELMELDTLEGFRVGSPGDGSNHLDSFPTEASMALCSAGLELLQLQLPPQPPEHPPSENKAQGDTDTHYSQTVSSILQKNSGWWPDSPSVNHLTDSFQSAFNKWNSGTDEYRGHFQMTVADVTSQWLLKYILFSVPYLHANRVKGKSAPSYETSHVMAERRRREKLNERFLILRSMVPFVTRMDKASILGDTIEYIKQLREKIESLEARERHAGKRRMREVEVSIIESDALLELECVHREGLLLDVMTLLRELGVEVMMVQSWVRDDGIFVAEMRAKIKENGNGEKASIVEVKNALNQIIPRHIPHHDPYTLPSNDHF, encoded by the exons ATGGCTGCACCGCCAAATAGCATTCAAAACATGTTAAGGGCTGCAGTGCAATCAGTTCAATGGACTTACAGCCTCTTCTGGCAACTTTGTCCCCAACAAGG GATTTTGACGTGGGGTGATGGATACTACAACGGAGCAATTAAGACTAGGAAGACGGTTCAAGCAATGGAAGTTAGCACCGAGGAAGCTTCTCTGCAAAGAAGCGAGCAGCTTCGAGAGTTATATGAATCTTTGTCTGCTGGAGAAGCGAACTCGCAAACACGAAGACCATGTGCTGCTTTGTCTCCTGAGGATCTAACGGAATCAGAATGGTTCTATCTGTTGTGTGTCTCTTTCTCCTTTCATCCTGGTGTCGG GTTGCCGGGAACAGCATATGCCAGGAGGCAGCATATATGGCTAACTGGTGCAAACGAAGTAGAGAGCAAAGCATTTTCCAGAGCTATTCTTGCCAAG AGTGCTCACATTcag ACAGTGGTGTGCATTCCTGTGTTGGAGGGCGTGGTTGAGCTGGGCACAACCGACAAG ATGGAAGAAGACCTAAATTTCATCCAACACATAAAGAGTTTCTTCATAGATCAGCACCCTCCGACGGCAAACCCTGCACTGTCAGAGCACTCCACCTCCAATCCCACATCTTCTTCATACCCAGTTGTCGTCACTGCCACTACTGCACCACCCAACAATATTCCCAACCAAAACGACATGAACGTCGTTgataaaggaaaagaagttaAGTTGAATTCTGAAGCAGGATTAGCAGTTCGTAACAACAGTTTCATACCGACCGAACTAATGGAGCTGGACACGTTGGAAGGGTTTCGGGTCGGGTCACCCGGAGATGGATCCAATCACTTGGATTCGTTCCCCACAGAGGCGTCCATGGCACTGTGTTCTGCAGGTTTggaacttcttcaacttcaactaCCACCACAACCTCCAG aACACCCTCCCTCAGAAAACAAAGCACAAGGAGACACAGACACTCACTACTCGCAGACAGTGTCCAGCATCCTCCAAAAGAACTCCGGGTGGTGGCCGGACTCACCCTCCGTCAACCACCTCACCGATTCCTTCCAATCAGCTTTCAACAAATGGAACTCCGGCACCGACGAGTACCGCGGCCACTTCCAGATGACGGTGGCAGACGTAACATCGCAGTGGCTCCTCAAGTACATTCTCTTCAGTGTTCCTTACCTGCACGCCAACCGGGTAAAGGGGAAGAGCGCCCCGTCATACGAGACAAGCCATGTGATGGCGGAGCGGCGTCGGAGAGAGAAGCTGAATGAGAGGTTTCTGATTTTGCGTTCAATGGTACCTTTTGTAACGAGAATGGACAAGGCATCGATTCTGGGAGACACCATCGAATACATAAAACAGCTGAGGGAGAAGATTGAGAGCCTGGAGGCACGTGAGCGGCACGCGGGGAAGAGGAGGATGAGGGAGGTGGAGGTTTCGATCATAGAGAGCGATGCACTGTTGGAGTTGGAGTGTGTACATAGGGAAGGGTTGTTGCTGGATGTGATGACATTGTTGAGGGAGTTAGGGGTTGAAGTGATGATGGTGCAATCCTGGGTTAGGGATGATGGAATCTTTGTCGCAGAGATGAGGGCCAAAATCAAGGAAAATGGGAACGGGGAAAAGGCTAGTATTGTGGAAGTCAAGAATGCCCTAAACCAGATTATACCCCGTCATATACCCCACCATGACCCATACACATTGCCTTCCAATGATCATTTTTAA
- the LOC108323200 gene encoding uncharacterized protein LOC108323200 isoform X2 encodes MAIEFEAMHSEYKELETELGTEVKPSFRRKHVSKMRDIKVGIKRLDKLMNSLLNLQTAFKIVIDEVPTIDGVVLALGASPLRPQHIYELNFSHSIGVSKGANDFARSKAAESLSRKAIRTLISKGAGSVTYPGPIRLFVLIKAPSSFNQPLHFLPKRDFRYNRKVVPLGLLFKCRNQNQEVDATASEDLIWFQCRHVIKGLAMNTLPEE; translated from the exons ATGGCCATCGAATTTGAAGCGATGCATTCGGAGTACAAGGAGCTG GAAACGGAGTTGGGAACTGAGGTGAAGCCATCGTTTCGGAGAAAGCATGTTAGCAAAATGAGGGATATCAAGGTAGGAATTAAGAGATTGGATAAGTTGATGAATTCACTTTTGAATTTGCAAACCGCGTTTAAAATCGTGATCGACGAGGTTCCTACCATAGACGGTGTCGTTTTGGCGCTTGGAGCTAGCCCACTTCGACCTCAGCATATTTATGAGTTGAATTTTTCCCATTCGATTGGTGTTTCCAAGGGTGCTAATGATTTTGCTAGGAGTAAAGCGGCTGAGAGTCTTTCGAGAAAG GCGATTCGGACACTGATATCGAAAGGTGCTGGCTCTGTGACCTATCCCG GCCCTATCAGATTGTTTGTGTTGATAAAGGCCCCATCTTCTTTCAATCAGCCTTTGCATTTTCTGCCTAAACGCGATTTTAGGTATAACAGAAAG GTTGTGCCTCTCGGGCTACTGTTTAAGTGCAGAAATCAGAATCAGGAAGTGGACGCTACTGCTTCAGAAGATTTAATCTG GTTTCAATGTCGACATGTGATAAAAGGCCTTGCAATGAACACATTGCCAGAAGAATAA
- the LOC108323200 gene encoding uncharacterized protein LOC108323200 isoform X1 — protein MANSEPKTDYAEIYTALDALDASSIFHTFYDVVGFVLYMHQQIPSTVQDMAIEFEAMHSEYKELETELGTEVKPSFRRKHVSKMRDIKVGIKRLDKLMNSLLNLQTAFKIVIDEVPTIDGVVLALGASPLRPQHIYELNFSHSIGVSKGANDFARSKAAESLSRKAIRTLISKGAGSVTYPGPIRLFVLIKAPSSFNQPLHFLPKRDFRYNRKVVPLGLLFKCRNQNQEVDATASEDLIWFQCRHVIKGLAMNTLPEE, from the exons ATGGCGAACTCAGAACCGAAGACGGATTACGCAGAAATCTATACAGCATTAGATGCCTTGGACGCCTCCTCCATCTTTCACACCTTCTACGACGTCGTAGGGTTTGTTCTTTACATGCACCAGCAAATCCCCTC CACTGTGCAGGATATGGCCATCGAATTTGAAGCGATGCATTCGGAGTACAAGGAGCTG GAAACGGAGTTGGGAACTGAGGTGAAGCCATCGTTTCGGAGAAAGCATGTTAGCAAAATGAGGGATATCAAGGTAGGAATTAAGAGATTGGATAAGTTGATGAATTCACTTTTGAATTTGCAAACCGCGTTTAAAATCGTGATCGACGAGGTTCCTACCATAGACGGTGTCGTTTTGGCGCTTGGAGCTAGCCCACTTCGACCTCAGCATATTTATGAGTTGAATTTTTCCCATTCGATTGGTGTTTCCAAGGGTGCTAATGATTTTGCTAGGAGTAAAGCGGCTGAGAGTCTTTCGAGAAAG GCGATTCGGACACTGATATCGAAAGGTGCTGGCTCTGTGACCTATCCCG GCCCTATCAGATTGTTTGTGTTGATAAAGGCCCCATCTTCTTTCAATCAGCCTTTGCATTTTCTGCCTAAACGCGATTTTAGGTATAACAGAAAG GTTGTGCCTCTCGGGCTACTGTTTAAGTGCAGAAATCAGAATCAGGAAGTGGACGCTACTGCTTCAGAAGATTTAATCTG GTTTCAATGTCGACATGTGATAAAAGGCCTTGCAATGAACACATTGCCAGAAGAATAA
- the LOC108323205 gene encoding preprotein translocase subunit SCY2, chloroplastic: MEATRFSANHFLPHFFQTKHNASRERRYVKCINGIGTRVSLFTIPAFSTRISPSRNRTLSVNFSDRLRSDYARVDALKDELPNEEVVPAIRGGEAAVALSPEFDKSVTSQLKPVMFRNRFLNFVRLGSVVNGAAESFFKSEIRRRLFVTAVLIVISRVGYFIPLPGFDRRLIPEDYLSFVSGSSVDELGDFSAELKLSIFQLGISPQIIASIIMQVLCHVVPSLVKLRKEGLDGHEKIKSYIWWMSFGFAILEALIVSCYSLPYSIYAASYRVKHVMLTSVLLVCGAMTITWICDTISESGFGQGSSLIICVGILTGYMETLYKMLTQLSVSAVSWWPYVLAVLGIFTVVTMWAVVVTEGCRKVKLQYYGFKLASAAREQSPITEVEPYIPFNINPAGMQPILTTSYLLALPSILASLLSSPFWEHVKEILNPENSVGAEPWVYYSIYAFFVFLFNIFDIANMPKEIADYLNKMGARIPNIKPGKATIEYLTKVQASTRFWGGLLLSVLATTSSVLDHYLRRVNAGFAIGFTSVLIIVGSIIELRRSYQAYNVMPSLSNALRRYGV, encoded by the exons ATGGAAGCAACGCGATTCTCCGCTAATCACTTCCTCCCACACTTCTTCCAAACCAAACACAACGCTTCCAGAG AAAGAAGATACGTAAAATGCATCAACGGAATTGGTACTAGGGTTTCGCTTTTCACAATCCCCGCGTTCAGCACAAGGATTTCTCCTTCGCGGAACCGGACTCTTTCTGTTAACTTCTCCGACAGGCTCCGGAGTGATTATGCACGCGTCGACGCTCTGAAGGATGAGCTTCCCAACGAGGAGGTTGTTCCCGCGATTCGAGGAGGGGAAGCGGCTGTTGCGTTGTCTCCGGAGTTTGATAAGTCGGTAACCTCGCAATTGAAACCTGTAATGTTCAGAAACAGGTTTCTGAACTTCGTGCGGTTGGGTTCCGTGGTAAACGGTGCGGCTGAATCCTTTTTCAAGAGCGAGATTAGGAGGAGGTTGTTCGTGACGGCGGTGCTGATTGTGATTAGTCGCGTTGGTTATTTTATTCCTCTTCCAGGGTTTGACAGAAGGTTGATACCGGAAGACTACCTGAGCTTTGTGTCAGGATCATCTGTTG ATGAACTTGGTGATTTCTCCGCTGAGCTCAAGCTATCTATTTTCCAGCTTGGTATTAGTCCTCAGATAATAGCGTCCATTATTATGCAG GTACTCTGTCATGTTGTCCCTTCGCTAGTAAAGCTACGAAAAGAAGGTCTGGATGGGCATGAAAAGATTAAGAGTTATAT ATGGTGGATGTCATTTGGCTTTGCAATTTTGGAAGCTTTAATAGTTTCTTGCTACTCACTTCCATATTCAATTTATGCTGCCAGTTACAG GGTCAAACATGTAATGCTGACATCAGTTTTATTGGTTTGTGGTGCAATGACTATTACATGGATATGTGATACTATATCAGAATCTGGATTTG GTCAAGGCTCGTCTTTAATCATATGTGTGGGAATCCTTACGGGGTATATGGAAACATTATACAAGATGCTTACTCAGCTTTCAG TGAGTGCTGTGAGCTGGTGGCCATATGTGCTTGCCGTATTGGGTATCTTCACCGTTGTCACTATGTGGGCAGTTGTAGTAACAGAAGGTTGTAGGAAAGTAAAGCTGCAGTACTATGGTTTTAAACTTGCTTCTGCAGCAAG AGAGCAATCGCCTATTACAGAAGTGGAGCCCTATATTCCTTTCAATATTAATCCAGCAGGGATGCAGCCTATTCTTACCACCTCTTACCTCTTGGCACTTCCGAGCATTCTTGCAAG TCTGCTGAGTTCACCTTTTTGGGAGCACGTCAAGGAAATATTGAACCCTGAAAATTCTGTCGGTGCTGAGCCATGGGTTTACTATTCCATATATGCTTTTTTTGTCttcctgttcaatatatttgACATT GCTAACATGCCAAAGGAAATTGCGGATTATTTAAATAAGATGGGTGCGAGAATACCAAACATAAAGCCTGGGAAGGCTACCATAGAATACCTCACCAAGGTTCAGGCATCCACACGATTTTGGG GGGGGCTACTGTTAAGTGTTCTGGCCACTACATCAAGTGTTCTTGACCACTATTTGCGGCGTGTCAATGCTGGGTTTGCCATTGGTTTTACATCAGTTCTAATCATT GTCGGTTCCATTATTGAACTCAGAAGATCATATCAAGCATATAATGTGATGCCAAGCTTAAGTAATGCCTTGAGACGATATGGTGTATAA
- the LOC108323201 gene encoding uncharacterized protein LOC108323201 isoform X1, protein MASLHDDGEVGFEEGKLLLPSNVLDEACDSSNKIHKRSHQKYQQPGYHRYQRETQSQRSKFTARSSYQRPKHATGGPGMQAVFLVSGQGSCGGTGVFLPQKAGTKSTRKPACAPVLLPARVVQALNLKVHQLGMQISPSQGPKYGERNGQVYRSESTKKKNYEKEGMKQCSVISQSQSCSPDIFLPKEWTY, encoded by the exons ATGGCTTCTCTTCATGATGATGGTGAAGTTGGTTTCGAAGAAGGAAAGCTCTTGCTACCCTCTAATGTTCTGGACGAGGCATGTGACTCCAGCAACAAG ATTCATAAGAGGAGTCACCAGAAATATCAGCAACCAGGTTATCACAGATATCAAAGGGAAACACAATCACAG CGCTCAAAATTTACTGCAAGATCATCGTATCAAAGGCCTAAACATGCCACAGGTGGGCCTGGAATGCAAGCTGTTTTCTTAGTTTCGGGACAAGGATCATGTGGTGGTACTGGTGTGTTCTTACCCCAAAAAGCAGGCACAAAATCAACAAGAAAACCAG CATGTGCTCCAGTCCTCCTTCCAGCTCGAGTAGTTCAAGCTCTAAATCTAAAAGTACACCAATTAGGCATGCAGATTTCACCTTCTCAAG GTCCCAAATATGGCGAAAGAAACGGACAAGTGTACAGAAGTGAGtcaacaaagaagaaaaattatgaaaaagagGGTATGAAGCAATGCAGTGTTATTTCTCAGAGTCAAAGTTGTTCTCCTGATATATTTCTTCCAAAGGAATGGACATACTAA
- the LOC108323201 gene encoding uncharacterized protein LOC108323201 isoform X2 — protein MASLHDDGEVGFEEGKLLLPSNVLDEACDSSNKIHKRSHQKYQQPGYHRYQRETQSQRSKFTARSSYQRPKHATGGPGMQAVFLVSGQGSCGGTGVFLPQKAGTKSTRKPGPKYGERNGQVYRSESTKKKNYEKEGMKQCSVISQSQSCSPDIFLPKEWTY, from the exons ATGGCTTCTCTTCATGATGATGGTGAAGTTGGTTTCGAAGAAGGAAAGCTCTTGCTACCCTCTAATGTTCTGGACGAGGCATGTGACTCCAGCAACAAG ATTCATAAGAGGAGTCACCAGAAATATCAGCAACCAGGTTATCACAGATATCAAAGGGAAACACAATCACAG CGCTCAAAATTTACTGCAAGATCATCGTATCAAAGGCCTAAACATGCCACAGGTGGGCCTGGAATGCAAGCTGTTTTCTTAGTTTCGGGACAAGGATCATGTGGTGGTACTGGTGTGTTCTTACCCCAAAAAGCAGGCACAAAATCAACAAGAAAACCAG GTCCCAAATATGGCGAAAGAAACGGACAAGTGTACAGAAGTGAGtcaacaaagaagaaaaattatgaaaaagagGGTATGAAGCAATGCAGTGTTATTTCTCAGAGTCAAAGTTGTTCTCCTGATATATTTCTTCCAAAGGAATGGACATACTAA